One region of Alcanivorax sediminis genomic DNA includes:
- a CDS encoding ATP-grasp domain-containing protein has product MKPNVYVATLPNGFFGSAGSSWKSLSATEIVEDLMCSGYAAKVISVDQIPRLDLKPDDVVFYTSSDDPDIRTYVKDHIYLASKFCKVVPSMDVLMAHENKGFQQIYREKMGFGGLEGTYFLHKDEGPKKYPFVFKTSNGAGSAGVELIKHEQDLKKVRGKFRVGLMRFLINLARKIKLTPSEYAIYSYRNKGKCLSVSQQFVPDLAGDYKVLVFANKYFVLRRGVRKNSFKASGSGMFEFPVSGDLPCEVLSFAADVYRRLDSPYASLDIAISSGVCYLIEYQATNFGPYTLVNSPGFYSMVGDKWAYTEGGSDLQKCFSEAMIDYLRKFDV; this is encoded by the coding sequence ATGAAGCCCAATGTTTACGTGGCAACACTGCCTAATGGTTTTTTTGGTAGCGCGGGCTCCAGTTGGAAATCCCTTTCGGCCACTGAAATAGTTGAGGATTTAATGTGTTCCGGGTATGCAGCGAAGGTTATATCTGTTGACCAGATACCTCGCTTGGATCTAAAGCCTGATGATGTTGTTTTTTATACATCATCCGACGACCCTGATATAAGAACCTATGTCAAAGATCACATTTACTTGGCATCCAAGTTTTGTAAAGTAGTTCCATCAATGGATGTGCTGATGGCGCATGAAAACAAGGGTTTTCAGCAAATTTACAGAGAGAAAATGGGGTTTGGTGGCTTGGAGGGGACATATTTCCTTCATAAAGATGAAGGCCCCAAAAAGTACCCTTTTGTATTTAAAACGTCTAATGGTGCCGGGAGTGCAGGGGTTGAGTTAATTAAACATGAGCAAGACCTGAAAAAAGTAAGAGGAAAGTTTCGCGTTGGTCTAATGAGGTTTCTTATTAATCTTGCTAGAAAAATAAAGCTGACACCTAGTGAGTACGCTATATACAGCTATCGAAATAAAGGGAAGTGTCTGAGTGTCTCTCAGCAGTTTGTTCCAGACCTTGCTGGTGACTATAAAGTCCTGGTGTTTGCCAATAAATACTTTGTCCTGAGGAGAGGGGTGAGGAAAAACAGTTTTAAAGCAAGTGGTAGCGGTATGTTTGAGTTCCCTGTTTCTGGCGATCTCCCCTGTGAAGTGCTTTCTTTTGCCGCTGATGTTTATAGAAGACTGGATTCCCCCTATGCCTCGCTTGATATCGCAATTTCATCGGGGGTTTGCTATTTGATAGAGTATCAGGCTACCAATTTTGGCCCCTATACGCTGGTTAACTCTCCAGGGTTTTATTCTATGGTGGGGGATAAGTGGGCGTATACGGAGGGAGGGAGTGATCTCCAGAAATGTTTCTCTGAAGCGATGATTGATTACTTGAGAAAGTTCGATGTTTGA
- a CDS encoding LbetaH domain-containing protein yields the protein MFEIIKSDIKNNHRAGLLAVLLLVNYRFGRCLMLKKKTLRFYWIPYIWCLLLSRGLSLVFGCSVPFSAQIGKSVVFKHGFFGVFISGLAVVGDGCVIFHHVTIGSNFGSRKNLGAPTIGDNVLIGAGAKVIGPLRVDDEMVVPAGSVVFSDVQKRHR from the coding sequence ATGTTTGAAATAATAAAGTCCGATATAAAAAATAATCATAGAGCCGGGCTTTTGGCTGTGTTGCTATTGGTGAACTACAGGTTTGGTCGTTGTTTGATGTTGAAGAAAAAGACATTGCGGTTTTATTGGATTCCATACATTTGGTGCCTTTTGTTATCTCGTGGCCTGAGTTTGGTCTTTGGTTGCTCGGTCCCATTCTCCGCGCAGATTGGTAAATCCGTTGTTTTTAAACACGGTTTTTTTGGCGTTTTTATTTCGGGGTTGGCAGTTGTGGGGGATGGATGTGTGATTTTTCACCACGTTACAATTGGGTCAAATTTCGGATCAAGGAAGAATCTCGGTGCTCCTACGATTGGAGACAATGTGTTGATTGGTGCTGGCGCCAAGGTAATTGGCCCGCTTCGAGTTGATGACGAAATGGTGGTTCCTGCTGGATCTGTGGTTTTCTCCGATGTTCAGAAAAGGCATAGATAA
- a CDS encoding polysaccharide biosynthesis protein → MSSKWLYPSVYRLVSISRFFKRCIMLAADLVALPLLVAVAYGLRLNTLAPPIHDLWLFIAAPLVAVPVLYLTGFYRSIVRYLGAEVAWSLLTGVLVSVAVLAGASYMVPDASVPRSVFLIWGMLGILYLGGSRFLMRRFLVNVLGGALNRQPVAVFGAGHAGAQLVSGLQSSTEFFPALVVDDDPSKQGTLLAGVPVVDRAALEKAAQRKKIAAVLMALPSLNRSRRMAIVRWLETLNIRVQTVPGLADIAMGKARLEEVRDVAIEDLLGRDSVPPRQDLLHRCISGKDVLVTGAGGSIGSELCRQILALSPSRLVLVEQNEYSLYIIEKELRQTIAARKLKVEVVPALGSVVNRGLMEQLCRMHRIDTVYHAAAYKHVPMVEANPSSGVRNNILGTLEAAQGAEAAGVKHFILVSTDKAVRPTNVMGATKRFAELVLQAMAARGSDTVFSMVRFGNVLGSSGSVVPLFRDQIQRGGPVTVTHPDVIRYFMTIPEASQLVIQAGAMAKGGDVFVLDMGEPVRIVDLATTMVHLMGLSVKDEENPNGDIALSFTGLRPGEKLYEELIIGDCSVRTEHEMIMQASEDALSWDEVQFALEAFRKALERSDNDSMKALLRSYVVGYAPGSAGSEKTAAMATRELPRRAVNAVSLPD, encoded by the coding sequence ATGTCGAGTAAATGGCTTTACCCTTCTGTTTATCGACTGGTGTCGATTTCGCGCTTCTTCAAGCGCTGCATCATGCTGGCGGCGGATCTGGTTGCGCTGCCGCTGTTGGTGGCTGTGGCCTACGGTTTGCGTTTGAATACCCTGGCCCCGCCGATCCATGACCTCTGGCTCTTTATCGCCGCTCCGCTTGTTGCGGTGCCGGTGCTGTACCTGACGGGCTTCTATCGTTCCATCGTTCGCTATCTGGGCGCTGAAGTTGCCTGGTCGTTGCTGACCGGGGTATTGGTGTCGGTGGCGGTGTTGGCAGGGGCGTCCTATATGGTGCCGGATGCTTCGGTTCCCCGTTCAGTGTTCCTGATCTGGGGCATGCTGGGCATTCTGTATCTTGGTGGCAGCCGTTTTCTGATGCGCCGTTTCCTGGTGAATGTGCTGGGCGGCGCGCTGAATCGTCAGCCGGTGGCGGTGTTTGGAGCAGGCCATGCCGGTGCTCAATTGGTGTCCGGTTTGCAGTCCAGTACGGAGTTCTTCCCCGCGCTGGTGGTGGATGATGACCCCAGCAAGCAAGGCACGCTGCTTGCCGGTGTGCCGGTGGTTGATCGTGCGGCGCTGGAGAAAGCCGCCCAGAGGAAGAAAATCGCTGCGGTACTCATGGCGTTGCCCTCCCTCAATCGCTCCCGCCGCATGGCGATTGTCCGCTGGCTGGAAACCCTGAACATTCGGGTGCAGACGGTACCTGGCCTGGCCGATATCGCCATGGGCAAGGCACGTCTGGAAGAAGTGCGTGATGTGGCCATTGAGGACTTGCTTGGCCGGGATTCGGTACCGCCGCGTCAGGATCTGCTGCATCGCTGTATCAGCGGCAAGGATGTGCTGGTGACCGGAGCGGGCGGCTCTATCGGCAGCGAGCTGTGTCGTCAGATTCTGGCTTTGTCTCCCAGTCGCCTTGTTCTGGTTGAGCAAAACGAATACTCGCTTTACATCATTGAGAAGGAGCTGCGTCAAACCATTGCCGCACGCAAGCTCAAGGTGGAAGTTGTGCCCGCACTGGGTTCGGTGGTGAACCGTGGCTTGATGGAGCAGCTGTGCCGGATGCACCGTATCGATACGGTTTACCATGCGGCGGCCTACAAGCATGTGCCCATGGTGGAGGCCAACCCATCCTCCGGGGTGCGCAACAATATTCTGGGTACGCTGGAAGCTGCCCAAGGCGCTGAAGCGGCAGGTGTTAAGCACTTCATTCTGGTGTCTACAGACAAGGCCGTGCGCCCTACCAATGTGATGGGGGCGACCAAGCGATTTGCTGAACTGGTGCTGCAAGCGATGGCGGCTCGCGGTTCTGATACGGTGTTCTCCATGGTGCGATTTGGCAACGTGCTGGGATCTTCCGGCTCGGTGGTGCCGCTGTTCCGTGACCAGATTCAGCGCGGTGGGCCGGTGACAGTGACCCACCCGGATGTGATTCGCTATTTTATGACGATCCCTGAAGCCTCCCAGCTGGTAATCCAGGCTGGGGCCATGGCGAAAGGTGGAGACGTGTTCGTTCTGGATATGGGCGAGCCGGTGCGGATTGTGGATCTGGCGACCACCATGGTTCATCTCATGGGGTTGTCAGTGAAGGATGAAGAAAACCCCAACGGGGATATCGCATTGTCATTTACCGGGCTGCGGCCGGGCGAGAAGCTGTATGAAGAGCTGATCATTGGTGACTGCAGTGTGCGCACCGAGCATGAAATGATCATGCAGGCTTCTGAGGATGCCTTGAGCTGGGACGAAGTGCAGTTTGCGCTTGAAGCGTTCCGCAAGGCGCTGGAGCGTAGTGACAATGACTCCATGAAAGCGCTGTTGCGCAGCTATGTGGTGGGGTATGCGCCTGGTTCGGCCGGCAGCGAGAAAACCGCGGCCATGGCCACTCGTGAGCTGCCGCGACGGGCGGTTAATGCGGTGTCGCTGCCGGATTAA
- a CDS encoding oligosaccharide flippase family protein has translation MMDQAKRRVVKNMFSLLSLKGVDVLVPLVVTPYLVRVVGLEKFGLIAFSLSFAAYFGALINYGFNITAARDIARCRESGEEVSRIYSNTMAAIGILSVFTLLLSSMLIALMNVDEWLFFGAVFLVIFQSSLPVWMFVGHERMTLVAVLGAFSKVVYVFSLFALVQSEDDYIYVNALYAASALLTLILSMVLVKLLLKVNFSGGGVKGVKSSFKSGFSVFVMQVSPVLYNNSSTFILGLVAAPAAVGVYSAAMRVVEVCITLGRLIANAFLPYVAVDMRSRHGYFAKLMLLIGGVATLMTFVFSEFISTLLYSTEGAQVAIWLEWLSPSILFGFFYLVYGVGYMPLAGQEKAAAKISLTVSLVGLLMLLVFVPMFYLMAVVLVLVGSRFLLAVISYCYYRKSLLV, from the coding sequence ATGATGGACCAAGCCAAGCGGCGCGTTGTGAAAAACATGTTCTCCCTACTTTCCTTAAAGGGAGTCGATGTTCTCGTGCCGCTGGTGGTAACCCCGTATCTCGTGAGGGTTGTAGGGCTTGAAAAATTCGGGCTGATAGCCTTTTCTCTTTCATTTGCCGCATATTTCGGGGCGTTAATCAATTACGGGTTCAATATTACTGCGGCAAGAGATATCGCTAGGTGCCGGGAGAGTGGCGAAGAGGTATCCAGGATATATAGCAACACCATGGCGGCGATTGGAATCTTATCGGTTTTTACGCTGCTTCTGTCGTCGATGCTGATCGCATTAATGAATGTAGATGAATGGCTTTTTTTTGGTGCCGTTTTTCTGGTGATTTTTCAGTCTTCACTGCCTGTTTGGATGTTTGTCGGCCATGAGAGAATGACGCTAGTCGCAGTGCTGGGGGCTTTTTCCAAGGTAGTGTATGTTTTCTCGTTGTTTGCCTTGGTGCAAAGCGAAGATGACTACATTTATGTTAATGCTCTTTACGCTGCGAGTGCCTTACTCACGCTGATTCTCTCCATGGTCCTGGTCAAGTTACTGCTAAAAGTGAATTTTTCCGGGGGGGGGGTGAAAGGTGTTAAGTCCAGCTTTAAATCCGGGTTCTCGGTTTTTGTTATGCAGGTGTCTCCTGTCCTATACAACAACTCCTCCACTTTTATTCTGGGTTTGGTGGCCGCCCCGGCAGCTGTGGGTGTTTATAGTGCAGCGATGAGGGTGGTTGAGGTGTGTATAACTTTGGGGCGGCTTATTGCAAATGCATTTTTGCCTTATGTAGCGGTAGATATGAGGTCTAGGCATGGCTACTTTGCAAAGCTGATGTTGTTGATTGGCGGCGTAGCTACATTAATGACTTTTGTGTTTTCTGAATTTATATCAACTCTGCTTTATTCAACGGAAGGGGCGCAGGTTGCCATTTGGCTAGAGTGGCTTTCTCCCAGTATTTTATTTGGCTTTTTTTATTTGGTTTATGGTGTGGGTTACATGCCGCTGGCGGGTCAAGAAAAGGCTGCGGCAAAAATATCATTAACTGTTTCTTTAGTAGGGCTTTTAATGCTGTTGGTTTTCGTGCCGATGTTTTATTTGATGGCGGTTGTCTTGGTTTTGGTCGGATCAAGGTTTTTGCTGGCCGTAATTTCATATTGTTATTACAGAAAGAGCTTGCTTGTATGA
- a CDS encoding acetyltransferase: MKPVVVIGFGGFGREIAWLAKECGRSVLGFLDDGIEPGRKGDYAVLGHSSTWVDYPDAEFVVAIGNPRVRRRVVERLDAEGMDKFTTLVHPSVKMDDSVVIGEGALICAGCMATVDIKIGRHVILNLNVTVGHDDVIEDFVTVAPMVALSGNVTLESGVEVGTGAAIRQGVVMSSGSMLGMGGVLTKDAEPNRVYIGSPAKPFKELPEFI; the protein is encoded by the coding sequence ATGAAACCGGTTGTTGTCATTGGATTTGGCGGTTTCGGCCGAGAGATCGCTTGGCTTGCAAAGGAATGCGGCCGTTCAGTATTGGGTTTTCTTGATGATGGTATTGAGCCCGGCAGGAAAGGTGATTACGCGGTACTTGGGCATTCCTCTACATGGGTAGATTATCCTGACGCTGAGTTTGTAGTAGCGATTGGTAATCCGCGTGTAAGGCGCAGGGTTGTTGAAAGGCTTGACGCAGAGGGCATGGATAAATTTACGACATTAGTCCACCCCTCCGTCAAGATGGATGACAGTGTAGTAATTGGTGAAGGGGCACTTATTTGCGCGGGCTGTATGGCCACAGTCGATATTAAAATCGGTCGCCATGTGATACTCAACCTGAATGTTACTGTTGGGCACGATGATGTTATTGAAGACTTTGTAACTGTCGCTCCAATGGTTGCTCTCTCTGGAAATGTGACCTTGGAGTCTGGCGTTGAGGTTGGAACAGGCGCAGCTATCAGGCAGGGGGTCGTGATGTCTTCTGGTTCAATGCTGGGTATGGGAGGTGTCCTTACCAAGGACGCTGAGCCAAATAGGGTTTATATAGGCTCACCCGCCAAGCCATTCAAAGAACTACCTGAGTTTATCTGA
- a CDS encoding DegT/DnrJ/EryC1/StrS family aminotransferase, producing MLNGPFSPWPSFTQEEADAVSRVLLSNKVNYWTGQEGREFEREFAAFAGAEYAIAVANGTLALDLALKGLGIGAGDEVVVTPRTFLASATSVINAGATPVFADVDADSQNITPETVAAVITPKTKAMICVHLAGWPCDMDGMMALAEQHGLYVIEDCAQAHGATYKGKPVGGLGHVGCWSFCQDKIMSTGGEGGMVTCNDRALWSRMWSFKDHGKSWEAVYEREHAPGFRWLHESVGTNWRMTEMQAAIGRIQLKRMALWTQLRRAKCEAIWDAARSCTGLRVPEVPAEIGHAGYKCYVFVEPDALSAGWDRDRIMNEIAACGVPCFSGSCSEVYLEKAFADLGLGPEERLPVARELGETSLMFLVHPTLTADEIARTCDVLKKVMELATL from the coding sequence ATGCTTAACGGCCCTTTCTCTCCCTGGCCTTCCTTTACCCAGGAAGAAGCCGATGCGGTGTCTCGCGTATTGCTTTCCAACAAGGTGAATTACTGGACTGGTCAGGAGGGCCGTGAATTCGAGCGCGAGTTTGCCGCCTTTGCTGGTGCCGAGTATGCCATTGCGGTGGCCAACGGCACTCTGGCGCTGGATCTGGCGTTGAAGGGGTTGGGAATTGGTGCGGGGGATGAGGTGGTGGTGACGCCGCGTACCTTTCTGGCCTCTGCCACGTCGGTAATCAATGCCGGGGCAACGCCGGTGTTTGCAGATGTGGATGCGGATAGCCAGAACATTACGCCTGAAACGGTGGCGGCGGTGATTACTCCGAAGACCAAGGCCATGATTTGTGTGCACCTGGCCGGCTGGCCCTGTGATATGGATGGCATGATGGCGCTGGCAGAACAGCATGGTCTTTATGTGATTGAGGATTGTGCCCAGGCCCATGGCGCAACGTACAAGGGCAAGCCGGTGGGTGGCCTTGGCCATGTGGGTTGTTGGTCGTTTTGCCAGGACAAGATCATGAGCACCGGCGGGGAAGGGGGCATGGTTACCTGTAATGACCGTGCACTTTGGTCGCGCATGTGGAGTTTCAAGGATCATGGCAAGAGCTGGGAGGCGGTGTATGAGCGTGAGCATGCGCCGGGTTTCCGCTGGTTGCATGAGAGTGTGGGCACTAACTGGCGGATGACGGAGATGCAGGCTGCCATTGGCCGTATTCAGTTGAAGCGCATGGCGCTATGGACGCAGCTGCGCCGGGCCAAGTGCGAGGCGATCTGGGATGCTGCGCGTTCCTGCACCGGCCTGCGGGTGCCTGAGGTGCCAGCGGAGATTGGCCATGCGGGCTACAAGTGCTATGTGTTTGTTGAGCCGGATGCGTTGTCTGCGGGTTGGGACCGTGACCGGATCATGAATGAGATTGCCGCCTGTGGGGTGCCGTGTTTTTCCGGGTCTTGCAGTGAGGTCTATCTGGAGAAGGCATTTGCGGATCTTGGCCTCGGGCCGGAGGAGCGGCTGCCGGTGGCACGGGAGCTGGGGGAGACCTCGCTGATGTTTCTGGTGCATCCTACGTTGACGGCGGATGAGATTGCTCGAACCTGTGATGTGTTGAAAAAGGTGATGGAGTTGGCGACGCTTTAG
- a CDS encoding sugar transferase — translation MKRLMDIVGALCGLLVLGPLILLLALLVRVKLGSPVLFRQVRPGMDGRPFAMAKFRTMTDARDASGDLLPDADRLTGIGQFLRSSSLDELPELWNVLKGDMSLVGPRPLLMEYLPLYSDRQARRHEVRPGITGWAQINGRNALSWEDKFELDVWYVDNRTLWLDVKILFLTMWKVVRRDGISQEGEATMSRFEGENCRKTNTDSYREKA, via the coding sequence ATGAAACGGTTGATGGATATCGTGGGTGCCCTGTGTGGACTGCTGGTGCTTGGCCCGTTGATTTTGCTGTTGGCCTTGCTGGTCAGGGTGAAACTGGGTAGCCCGGTGCTGTTTCGGCAGGTTCGCCCCGGAATGGATGGCCGTCCCTTTGCAATGGCCAAATTTCGGACCATGACGGATGCCCGTGATGCCAGCGGTGACCTGCTGCCGGATGCGGATCGACTGACAGGCATTGGTCAGTTTCTTCGTTCCAGTAGTCTGGATGAGCTGCCTGAACTCTGGAACGTGCTGAAGGGGGATATGAGCCTTGTAGGGCCACGCCCTTTGTTGATGGAATATCTTCCTCTGTATTCAGATCGCCAGGCGCGCCGGCATGAGGTGCGCCCGGGGATTACCGGCTGGGCCCAGATTAATGGCCGCAATGCATTGAGCTGGGAAGACAAGTTCGAGCTGGATGTGTGGTATGTGGACAACCGTACTCTGTGGCTGGATGTCAAAATCCTGTTTCTTACCATGTGGAAGGTGGTAAGGCGAGATGGCATCAGCCAGGAGGGTGAGGCAACTATGTCCAGGTTTGAAGGTGAGAACTGTCGAAAAACCAATACGGATTCTTACAGGGAGAAAGCATGA
- a CDS encoding glycosyltransferase family 4 protein translates to MIKVLHVIVGLNVGGAELMLQRLINNSSDNVEHMVVSLTTKGRIGEELSARGIVVRSLGLKGLLTLPGCFFNLLRIVASIKPDVVHTWMYHADFLGGLAAFLVGRRNVVWCVRSTNIELAGNKATVLLRRVCAFFSHIIPRKIIYAAEASRLAHERLGYCEKKSLVVPNGFLVNDFLGNEHCRDEVRSELSIEEGDILIGTVGRYHPVKDHATMIAALSALVKTRQNLRLVMVGRGLDSSNMELLALLEQWGVTDQCILLGQRSDVARLMSGFDIFCLHSISEGFPNVLGEAMLSGLPCVVTDVGDASFLLDDARFVSKSRDVGELVENMLLMFSLSGHERKNIAIRNRDRILNGFSIESVVSVYREIYQNIGSDRS, encoded by the coding sequence GTGATTAAAGTTCTTCATGTTATTGTTGGCCTCAATGTTGGTGGTGCTGAACTCATGCTTCAGCGGTTAATCAATAATAGCTCTGATAATGTTGAGCATATGGTTGTTTCGTTGACCACCAAGGGGAGGATAGGCGAGGAGCTTTCAGCGCGGGGAATTGTGGTTCGCTCTCTGGGGTTAAAGGGCCTGCTGACACTCCCTGGTTGTTTTTTTAATCTTCTTCGTATCGTCGCAAGTATTAAACCTGATGTGGTGCATACATGGATGTATCATGCTGACTTTCTCGGCGGATTGGCTGCTTTTTTGGTCGGCAGAAGAAATGTCGTCTGGTGTGTGAGAAGTACCAATATTGAACTTGCAGGGAATAAGGCAACGGTGTTGCTCAGGCGAGTATGTGCTTTTTTTTCACATATTATACCGCGGAAAATTATCTACGCGGCAGAGGCATCCCGGTTGGCTCATGAACGGCTTGGATACTGTGAAAAGAAATCCCTGGTAGTTCCTAATGGTTTTTTGGTTAATGATTTTTTGGGTAATGAGCACTGTAGAGATGAGGTCAGATCTGAGCTGTCAATAGAAGAAGGCGATATTTTAATTGGAACGGTCGGTCGTTATCACCCTGTAAAAGATCATGCAACTATGATTGCTGCTTTGAGTGCTTTGGTGAAAACTCGCCAGAACTTGAGGTTGGTAATGGTGGGGAGAGGGCTGGACAGCTCTAATATGGAGCTTTTGGCCTTGCTGGAACAATGGGGTGTAACCGACCAGTGTATCTTGCTTGGTCAGCGCTCAGATGTGGCCAGGCTGATGTCGGGGTTTGACATTTTTTGTCTTCACTCTATCTCTGAAGGGTTCCCTAATGTTTTGGGTGAGGCCATGCTTTCCGGGCTGCCTTGTGTTGTAACCGATGTAGGGGATGCATCATTTCTTCTTGATGATGCGAGGTTTGTTTCCAAGTCGAGAGATGTTGGCGAGTTGGTTGAGAATATGCTTTTGATGTTTTCACTTTCGGGCCATGAAAGAAAAAATATTGCTATAAGAAATAGAGACAGGATATTAAATGGTTTCTCGATTGAGAGCGTTGTGTCAGTGTATCGAGAAATTTACCAAAATATTGGATCTGATCGTAGTTGA
- a CDS encoding glycosyltransferase family 4 protein: protein MTKPVFLLVASFPDSLIKFRGPLIEALIETGCTVHVAVPGLDAESDIAARLSGLGVTVHDIPLERTGLNPVRDLAAVQALRKLMGRIRADYVLGYTIKPVIYGTLAAWLSGVRHRFALITGLGYAFTGEATGLRKLLRALIQQLYRFSLSRNRLVFFQNPDDEALFRQLGLLKPAIPSRVVNGSGVDVAEYGVSPLPEPPSFLLIARLLGDKGVREYAQAAALVKAQYPDAVFRLVGWIDDNPDAIHQSELDEWVATGTVEFLGKLADVRPAIADSSVYVLPSYREGTPRTVLEAMAMGRAVITTDAPGCRETVVDGDNGYLVPVQDVAALADAMMKLIENPDRVVSMGGRSRQIAEEKYDVHKVNAVMLKEMGL, encoded by the coding sequence ATGACAAAGCCGGTTTTTTTGCTGGTGGCCAGTTTCCCGGATTCATTGATCAAGTTTCGTGGTCCGTTGATTGAGGCGCTGATTGAGACGGGATGCACGGTACATGTGGCGGTGCCAGGGCTTGATGCTGAATCCGATATTGCTGCACGCCTTTCCGGTTTGGGGGTAACGGTTCACGATATCCCGCTTGAGCGTACCGGTTTGAATCCAGTGAGGGATCTTGCTGCTGTGCAGGCATTGCGCAAACTGATGGGACGGATCCGGGCTGATTATGTACTTGGCTACACGATCAAGCCGGTCATTTACGGCACCCTGGCGGCCTGGTTGAGTGGGGTTCGCCATCGCTTTGCCCTGATTACTGGTTTGGGGTATGCCTTTACCGGTGAGGCGACAGGGCTGCGCAAGCTGTTGCGTGCTTTGATTCAGCAGTTGTATCGGTTTTCTCTGTCTCGCAATCGGTTGGTGTTCTTCCAGAACCCGGATGATGAGGCCCTGTTCAGGCAGTTGGGTCTATTGAAGCCCGCCATTCCTTCCCGTGTGGTGAATGGCTCTGGTGTCGATGTGGCGGAGTACGGGGTGTCGCCGCTGCCTGAGCCGCCGTCATTTCTTTTGATTGCCCGGCTTCTCGGTGACAAGGGCGTGCGTGAGTACGCCCAAGCCGCTGCTTTGGTAAAAGCGCAGTATCCTGATGCGGTGTTCCGGCTGGTGGGCTGGATTGATGATAATCCGGATGCGATACACCAGTCTGAGCTGGATGAGTGGGTGGCAACGGGTACGGTGGAGTTTCTTGGCAAGCTTGCAGATGTTCGCCCGGCAATTGCAGATAGCAGTGTGTACGTGTTGCCTTCTTACCGTGAAGGAACGCCACGCACCGTGCTGGAGGCCATGGCCATGGGGCGGGCTGTTATTACTACCGATGCTCCAGGATGTCGGGAAACTGTGGTTGATGGCGATAACGGATATCTTGTGCCGGTGCAGGACGTTGCAGCGCTGGCGGATGCCATGATGAAGCTGATTGAAAACCCGGATCGTGTTGTCTCAATGGGGGGACGATCACGTCAGATTGCCGAAGAGAAGTACGATGTGCATAAGGTGAATGCGGTAATGCTCAAGGAAATGGGGCTGTGA
- a CDS encoding MBL fold metallo-hydrolase, producing MDCRDALRDGGFPFVVHHGAVQGVTGSAHEWVVGESASMLIDCGLFQGRDAGPAGASASDLSIDFDISRIQAVVLTHVHIDHVGRLPWLFAAGYDGPVYCSEPSARLLPIVLEDAFRLGISRQPEQVDAFLRLLDQRLVPVPYEAWTGLALGDEKAFIQLLPAGHILGSASVSCRDSQGHVTVFSGDLGARLAPILRSAQSPYRADCLVIESTYGDRFHEGRAARSARLERALVRSMEDKGTLLIPAFSIGRTQELLYELEGLIHRHRSAPLNEHLDWDELPIVLDSPLASRFTQVYRELDAFWDMEARERLDEGRQPLSFDQMLTVDDHDAHMRMVRHLADSARPAVVIAASGMCAGGRIVNYLKAMLEDARHNLLFVGYQARGTPGRTIQQEGQGGEVTLDGERYAIALPVTSISGYSAHGDQRDLLDFVAGMEDKPRQVRVVHGDPEAKAGLKSALEEQYERWGLPVEVVCPEG from the coding sequence ATGGATTGTCGTGATGCGCTCCGGGATGGGGGCTTTCCGTTTGTAGTGCACCACGGTGCGGTGCAGGGGGTGACGGGCTCTGCCCATGAGTGGGTGGTGGGTGAGTCGGCGTCTATGCTGATTGACTGTGGGTTGTTTCAGGGCCGCGATGCCGGCCCGGCTGGCGCGTCTGCGTCAGATCTTTCTATTGATTTCGATATTTCCCGGATTCAGGCGGTGGTGCTGACCCATGTGCATATTGATCACGTGGGGCGGCTGCCGTGGCTGTTTGCGGCGGGGTATGACGGCCCAGTGTATTGCAGCGAGCCTTCGGCGCGGTTGTTGCCGATTGTGCTGGAAGATGCGTTCCGGCTGGGGATCAGCCGCCAGCCGGAACAGGTAGACGCCTTTCTGCGCTTGCTGGACCAGCGGCTGGTGCCGGTGCCTTATGAAGCGTGGACCGGGTTGGCGCTGGGTGATGAAAAGGCCTTTATCCAGCTGCTGCCTGCCGGGCATATTCTGGGCTCTGCGTCGGTGTCCTGTCGGGATTCGCAGGGGCATGTGACGGTGTTTTCAGGGGATCTGGGGGCCAGGCTGGCGCCGATTCTTCGCTCGGCTCAGTCTCCCTACCGGGCGGACTGCCTGGTGATCGAGAGTACCTACGGGGATCGTTTTCATGAGGGCAGGGCGGCGCGCTCTGCCCGGCTTGAGCGTGCGCTGGTGCGCTCCATGGAGGACAAAGGCACCTTGCTGATTCCTGCGTTCAGCATTGGCCGTACGCAGGAGTTGCTGTATGAGCTGGAAGGGCTGATTCATCGTCACCGTTCAGCACCGCTGAATGAGCACCTTGATTGGGATGAGCTACCCATTGTGCTCGATTCACCGCTCGCCAGCCGGTTTACCCAGGTGTACCGGGAGCTGGATGCATTCTGGGATATGGAGGCACGGGAGCGGCTGGATGAGGGGCGTCAACCATTGAGCTTTGATCAGATGCTGACAGTGGATGATCATGATGCCCACATGCGTATGGTGAGGCATCTGGCGGACAGTGCCCGGCCTGCGGTGGTGATCGCGGCCAGCGGCATGTGTGCGGGCGGGCGGATCGTGAATTACCTGAAAGCCATGCTGGAAGATGCCCGGCACAACCTGTTGTTTGTGGGTTACCAGGCCAGGGGGACGCCGGGGCGAACCATTCAGCAGGAGGGGCAGGGGGGCGAGGTGACGCTGGATGGTGAGCGGTATGCCATTGCATTGCCTGTGACCTCCATCAGCGGTTATTCCGCCCATGGTGATCAGCGTGACCTGTTGGATTTTGTCGCGGGTATGGAAGACAAACCACGGCAAGTGCGAGTAGTGCATGGCGACCCGGAGGCCAAGGCGGGGCTGAAGAGTGCACTGGAAGAACAGTATGAGCGGTGGGGGCTGCCGGTTGAGGTGGTTTGCCCCGAAGGGTGA